GGTTAATTTCAATAACCAGCGCTCTAATTATTCAAAATTACAATAGCCTCACCGTTTTACCCCATGAAACTGCTTATCCAACCTGTTGGCGGGTAAATTTGCCCCGCCGAGTTGCCAAATCACCGCCATGGCCGCAGAATAGTAGAGAAGGAAAAACAACCGGCGTGCCCAGGACGTATTTCCTCCGGTACCCACATCTCCAAAGGACAGTCCATGAATGCTGCTCATCTGTTTGTCAAAGCCCTGGAAAATGAAGGCGTCGAAGTCGTCTACGGCGTCCCCGGCGAAGAGAACCTTGACCTGCTCGAAGCACTGCGCGAGTCCTCCATCCAATTGATCCTGACCCGCCATGAGCAGGGCGCTGCCTTCATGGCGGCAACCTACGGGCGGCTGACTGGGCGCCCCGGGGTCTGCTTATCCACCCTGGGGCCGGGAGCAACCAACCTGGTCACCGGCGCCGCCTATGCCCAGCTCGGAGCTTTTCCCATGTTGATGATTACCGCTCAGAAGCCGATCAAACTCAGCAAGCAGGGGCATTTCCAGATCATCGATGTGGTCCACATGATGGAGCCGTTGACCAAATTCAACCGCCAGATCGTCAGCATCAATCTGATTCCGGCCATGGTCCGCGAAGCCTTCCGCCAGGCACAGGAGGAACGACCGGGCGCCGTCCACCTGGAATTACCGGAGGATATCGCTGCCGAAACCAGCGCTGCAGCTGCCACTCCCATCTTTCCCGTCAGTCAGCCCTACCGCCCCCGCGCCACCGGTAAAGTGATCAGTTCCGCGGCCGAGATGATTCGTCAGGCCAAGTTGCCGTTGCTGATGATCGGCGCCGGCGCTAACCGCAAACGGGTCCATAGCGCTCTGGATCAATTCGTGCAGACCACCGGCATCCACTTTTTCACCACTCAGATGGGTAAAGGGGTCATCGATGAGAACGATCCCCACTGCCTGGGGACCGCAGCTTTGTCCGACGGCGACTATATCCATTGCGCCATCGACCGGGCCGATCTGGTCATCAATGTCGGCCACGACGTCGTGGAAAAGCCGCCATT
This genomic window from Pelobacter seleniigenes DSM 18267 contains:
- a CDS encoding acetolactate synthase large subunit, giving the protein MNAAHLFVKALENEGVEVVYGVPGEENLDLLEALRESSIQLILTRHEQGAAFMAATYGRLTGRPGVCLSTLGPGATNLVTGAAYAQLGAFPMLMITAQKPIKLSKQGHFQIIDVVHMMEPLTKFNRQIVSINLIPAMVREAFRQAQEERPGAVHLELPEDIAAETSAAAATPIFPVSQPYRPRATGKVISSAAEMIRQAKLPLLMIGAGANRKRVHSALDQFVQTTGIHFFTTQMGKGVIDENDPHCLGTAALSDGDYIHCAIDRADLVINVGHDVVEKPPFFMEHGGKRVIHVNFNSAVVDNVYFPQHEVVGDIAESIRRLTEKVGKLEQDCSYFKQIRDSLSSHLREKSTDGSFPIKPQRLVADVRQVMPADGIIALDNGVYKIWFARNFLASQPNTVLLDNALASMGAGLPSAMEVARLYPGRRVLSINGDGGFLMNCQELETAVRMNLDLVILVLNDGAYGMIKWKQAAMGYAHYGLDFGNPDFVKFADSFGARGHRVSATEQFVPLLESCFSSGGVHLIDVPVDYSENYSVLLDELQAKACQL